In the genome of Denticeps clupeoides chromosome 13, fDenClu1.1, whole genome shotgun sequence, one region contains:
- the LOC114802706 gene encoding uncharacterized protein LOC114802706 isoform X3: protein MPYSSLVIAWLRVLPLLLFQLCARCGKLEMISVWLLVLKLLRATTGLRRVNENEEDEGSSSPLVQKPAEQDNLSKSVTMETNSLAERPNIIDCKMGAEEPEIGKTQLEEEDTQAEEGEPDVVPGCSHTQVEEEEPDVVPGCSNTQVEEEEPDVVPGCSNTQEDDVVVPECLEIQVEEEEPDVVPGCSLTQVEEEEPDVVPGCSNTQVEEEEPDVVPGCSNTQVEEEEPDVVPGCSLTQEDDVVVPECLETQVEEEEPDVVPGCSNTQVEEEEPDVVPGCSNTQEDDVVVPECLEIQVEEEEPDVVPGCSLTQEDDVVVPECLETQVEEEEPDVVPGCSLTQADDVVVPECLETQVEEEEPDVVPGCSLTQEDDVVVPECLETQVEDVAPECSQTQWEEEEPDVFPKCSETLTEEDGSDVFPKCSQKHCNEEEPVVFPECSTECTGMAEGIKIFADEQTVQRSEHVCYEGRLGSNHVENRLDQEAEGPLTSNVPDIRKREQDTQDDNLAQNNTPYDDIKGDAIEENLILLQEEQPTGEVVEPCQDFEQDDLSDCLQVEMAIVSSDSDPDEQWRSNVCLNDQKLRLHLQDPVKREITVEEKKSPEPGCGAENKTDGPDVLSCPSKRQESVAKVSENEVELSQTLNVSLSPSPSTSSEVEKKLPEDYCVIQPMNSELVSTEHVDFKLARKQWLKMEEQTKGQVHQPSVHQGTYQGGHSFMYRPVRSIERSKKDPDAESLAVGDYQHTQFSPCSEDSGLDDTSYKSAYDDSETPIEREIRQAMEREENLRRERGILKPSIHKTTLLQPSKFEKTLCREVEEKRRMFDTHEDRRRSPKSPGTKTPTFSVSASASPKGPTYHEMTANNVIILEPDSYPASPRHRTRGPLLSPGTGRFSEWPPETANVIILETSNLIIRSASEFCLSSACRETQESTFQNNPFFKLRSHSTHSLVDQEIKLVRERDEELRRQRAQLYSREKYDTVLVSPNLMENLNFDRAGEVPVKCKSSPSSPSKNRRMDRATLSCDNKFPVTLCAGKRRQNARAQRWEAGLFANHEPE from the exons ATGCCTTATTCCAGCCTCGTAATCGCCTGGCTCCGCGTCCTGCCCCTGCTTTTATTCCAATTATGTGCGCGCTGTGGTAAGTTGGAGATGATCTCCGTCTGGCTGCTCGTGTTGAAGCTGCTG AGAGCAACAACAGGCTTAAGAAGAGTTAATGAGAATGAAGAAGATGAAGGTAGCAGCAGCCCACTAGTTCAGAAACCAGCAGAGCAAGATAACCTTTCCAAGtcagtcaccatggagaccaACTCACTTGCAGAAAGGCCCAACATAATCGACTGCAAAATGGGAGCAGAGGAACCAGAAATTGGTAAAACACAACTCGAAGAGGAGGACACACAGGCAGAAGAGGGGGAACCAGATGTTGTCCCTGGGTGTTCCCACACACAGGTagaagaggaggagccagaTGTTGTCCCTGGGTGTTCAAACACACAGGTagaagaggaggagccagaTGTTGTCCCTGGGTGTTCAAACACACAGGAAGATGATGTTGTTGTTCCTGAGTGCCTGGAAATTcaggtggaagaggaggagccagaTGTTGTGCCTGGGTGTTCCCTCACACAGGTagaagaggaggagccagaTGTTGTCCCTGGGTGTTCAAACACACAGGTagaagaggaggagccagaTGTTGTCCCTGGGTGTTCAAACACACAG gtggaagaggaggagccagaTGTTGTGCCTGGGTGTTCCCTCACACAGGAAGATGATGTTGTTGTTCCTGAGTGCCTGGAAACTcaggtggaagaggaggagccagaTGTTGTCCCTGGGTGTTCAAACACACAGGTagaagaggaggagccagaTGTTGTCCCTGGGTGTTCAAACACACAGGAAGATGATGTTGTTGTTCCTGAGTGCCTGGAAATTcaggtggaagaggaggagccagaTGTTGTGCCTGGGTGTTCCCTCACACAGGAAGATGATGTTGTTGTTCCTGAGTGCCTGGAAACTcaggtggaagaggaggagccagaTGTTGTGCCTGGGTGTTCCCTCACACAGGCAGATGATGTTGTTGTTCCTGAGTGCCTGGAAACTcaggtggaagaggaggagccagaTGTTGTGCCTGGGTGTTCCCTCACACAGGAAGATGATGTTGTTGTTCCTGAGTGCCTGGAAACTCAGGTGGAAGATGTTGCTCCTGAGTGTTCCCAAACACAATGGGAGGAGGAAGAACCAGATGTTTTTCCTAAATGTTCTGAAACACTCACAGAAGAGGATGGATCAGATGTGTTTCCTAAATGTTCCCAAAAACATTGTAATGAGGAGGAACCAGTTGTTTTTCCAGAATGTTCCACTGAATGCACAGGGATGGCAGAAGGCATAAAAATATTTGCTGATGAGCAAACTGTTCAGAGGTCTGAACATGTTTGTTATGAAGGAAGACTGGGTAGTAATCATGTGGAGAATAGGCTGGACCAGGAGGCTGAAGGACCCTTGACTTCAAATGTTCCTGACATCAGGAAAAGGGAACAAGACACTCAGGATGATAATCTGGCACAGAATAATACTCCCTACGATGACATCAAGGGTGATGCTATTGAGGAAAACCTGATATTACTACAAGAAGAACAACCTACTGGGGAGGTGGTAGAACCCTGTCAGGACTTTGAACAAGATGACTTGAGTGACTGCCTGCAGGTAGAGATGGCCATAGTCTCCTCGGACAGCGACCCTGATGAGCAGTGGAGGTCAAATGTATGTTTGAATGACCAGAAGCTCCGCCTACATCTGCAGGACCCTGTTAAAAGGGAAATAACAGtagaggagaaaaaaagtccTGAGCCAGGATGTGGAGCAGAAAACAAAACGGATGGCCCTGATGTCCTGAGTTGTCCCAGCAAGAGACAGGAGAGTGTAGCTAAGGTCAGTGAAAACGAGGTAGAGCTCAGCCAGACCTTGAATGTCAGTTTATCTCCTTCGCCATCCACAAGCTCCGAGGTTGAGAAGAAGCTGCCAGAAGACTACTGTGTGATCCAGCCGATGAATAGTGAGCTTGTCAGCACCGAGCATGTTGACTTCAAGTTGGCGCGTAAGCAGTGGCTAAAAATGGAGGAACAGACCAAGGGGCAAGTCCACCAGCCCAGTGTCCATCAGGGCACCTATCAGGGAGGCCACAGCTTTATGTACAGACCTGTGCGGAGCATAGAGCGTTCCAAGAAGGACCCAGATGCTGAGAGTTTGGCTGTAGGAGACTATCAGCACACTCAGTTCAGCCCGTGCTCAGAGGACTCTGGTCTGGATGACACAAGCTACAAGTCCGCCTATGACGACTCAGAGACTCCTATTGAGAGGGAGATACGCCAAGCCATGGAACGTGAGGAGAACCTCAGACGGGAGAGGGGAATCTTAAAACCATCCATTCACAAGACAACCTTGCTACAGCCAAGCAAGTTTGAAAAAACACTATGCAGAGAGGTTGAGGAGAAACGGAGGATGTTTGACACACATGAAGACAGACGAAGATCCCCCAAGTCCCCAGGAACGAAGACTCCAACTTTTTCAGTCTCAGCTTCAGCCTCTCCAAAGGGTCCGACGTACCATGAAATGACAGCCAATAATGTCATCATCCTGGAGCCGGACTCCTACCCGGCCAGCCCAAGGCATCGGACCAGAGGGCCTCTGCTTTCCCCAGGGACAGGCAGGTTTAGCGAGTGGCCACCAGAGACGGCTAACGTCATCATCCTTGAGACGTCCAACCTGATCATCCGCAGCGCCTCTGAGTTCTGCCTGAGCTCTGCTTGTCGGGAGACCCAGGAGAGCACGTTCCAGAACAATCCATTCTTCAAGCTGCGTTCCCACAGCACACATTCGCTGGTGGACCAGGAGATCAAGCttgtcagagagagagatgaggagTTGAGAAGGCAGCGGGCTCAGCTCTACTCCAGGGAGAAGTATGACACTGTCCTGGTGTCTCCAAACCTCATGGAGAATCTAAACTTTGACAGAGCAG GAGAAGTACCAGTAAAATGTAAGTCTTCTCCGTCATCTCCCTCAAAAAACCGCAGGATGGACCGCGCCACCTTATCCTGTGATAACAAG TTTCCAGTGACTCTTTGTGCCGGGAAACGTCGACAAAATGCAAGGGCCCAGAGGTGGGAGGCGGGGCTTTTTGCCAATCATGAGCCAGAGTGA
- the LOC114802706 gene encoding uncharacterized protein LOC114802706 isoform X7, producing MPYSSLVIAWLRVLPLLLFQLCARCGKLEMISVWLLVLKLLRATTGLRRVNENEEDEGSSSPLVQKPAEQDNLSKSVTMETNSLAERPNIIDCKMGAEEPEIGKTQLEEEDTQAEEGEPDVVPGCSHTQVEEEEPDVVPGCSNTQVEEEEPDVVPGCSNTQEDDVVVPECLEIQVEEEEPDVVPGCSLTQEDDVVVPECLEIQVEEEEPDVVPGCSLTQEDDVVVPECLETQVEEEEPDVVPGCSNTQVEEEEPDVVPGCSNTQEDDVVVPECLEIQVEEEEPDVVPGCSLTQEDDVVVPECLETQVEEEEPDVVPGCSLTQADDVVVPECLETQVEEEEPDVVPGCSLTQEDDVVVPECLETQVEDVAPECSQTQWEEEEPDVFPKCSETLTEEDGSDVFPKCSQKHCNEEEPVVFPECSTECTGMAEGIKIFADEQTVQRSEHVCYEGRLGSNHVENRLDQEAEGPLTSNVPDIRKREQDTQDDNLAQNNTPYDDIKGDAIEENLILLQEEQPTGEVVEPCQDFEQDDLSDCLQVEMAIVSSDSDPDEQWRSNVCLNDQKLRLHLQDPVKREITVEEKKSPEPGCGAENKTDGPDVLSCPSKRQESVAKVSENEVELSQTLNVSLSPSPSTSSEVEKKLPEDYCVIQPMNSELVSTEHVDFKLARKQWLKMEEQTKGQVHQPSVHQGTYQGGHSFMYRPVRSIERSKKDPDAESLAVGDYQHTQFSPCSEDSGLDDTSYKSAYDDSETPIEREIRQAMEREENLRRERGILKPSIHKTTLLQPSKFEKTLCREVEEKRRMFDTHEDRRRSPKSPGTKTPTFSVSASASPKGPTYHEMTANNVIILEPDSYPASPRHRTRGPLLSPGTGRFSEWPPETANVIILETSNLIIRSASEFCLSSACRETQESTFQNNPFFKLRSHSTHSLVDQEIKLVRERDEELRRQRAQLYSREKYDTVLVSPNLMENLNFDRAGEVPVKCKSSPSSPSKNRRMDRATLSCDNKFPVTLCAGKRRQNARAQRWEAGLFANHEPE from the exons ATGCCTTATTCCAGCCTCGTAATCGCCTGGCTCCGCGTCCTGCCCCTGCTTTTATTCCAATTATGTGCGCGCTGTGGTAAGTTGGAGATGATCTCCGTCTGGCTGCTCGTGTTGAAGCTGCTG AGAGCAACAACAGGCTTAAGAAGAGTTAATGAGAATGAAGAAGATGAAGGTAGCAGCAGCCCACTAGTTCAGAAACCAGCAGAGCAAGATAACCTTTCCAAGtcagtcaccatggagaccaACTCACTTGCAGAAAGGCCCAACATAATCGACTGCAAAATGGGAGCAGAGGAACCAGAAATTGGTAAAACACAACTCGAAGAGGAGGACACACAGGCAGAAGAGGGGGAACCAGATGTTGTCCCTGGGTGTTCCCACACACAGGTagaagaggaggagccagaTGTTGTCCCTGGGTGTTCAAACACACAGGTagaagaggaggagccagaTGTTGTCCCTGGGTGTTCAAACACACAGGAAGATGATGTTGTTGTTCCTGAGTGCCTGGAAATTcaggtggaagaggaggagccagaTGTTGTGCCTGGGTGTTCCCTCACACAG GAAGATGATGTTGTTGTTCCTGAGTGCCTGGAAATTcaggtggaagaggaggagccagaTGTTGTGCCTGGGTGTTCCCTCACACAGGAAGATGATGTTGTTGTTCCTGAGTGCCTGGAAACTcaggtggaagaggaggagccagaTGTTGTCCCTGGGTGTTCAAACACACAGGTagaagaggaggagccagaTGTTGTCCCTGGGTGTTCAAACACACAGGAAGATGATGTTGTTGTTCCTGAGTGCCTGGAAATTcaggtggaagaggaggagccagaTGTTGTGCCTGGGTGTTCCCTCACACAGGAAGATGATGTTGTTGTTCCTGAGTGCCTGGAAACTcaggtggaagaggaggagccagaTGTTGTGCCTGGGTGTTCCCTCACACAGGCAGATGATGTTGTTGTTCCTGAGTGCCTGGAAACTcaggtggaagaggaggagccagaTGTTGTGCCTGGGTGTTCCCTCACACAGGAAGATGATGTTGTTGTTCCTGAGTGCCTGGAAACTCAGGTGGAAGATGTTGCTCCTGAGTGTTCCCAAACACAATGGGAGGAGGAAGAACCAGATGTTTTTCCTAAATGTTCTGAAACACTCACAGAAGAGGATGGATCAGATGTGTTTCCTAAATGTTCCCAAAAACATTGTAATGAGGAGGAACCAGTTGTTTTTCCAGAATGTTCCACTGAATGCACAGGGATGGCAGAAGGCATAAAAATATTTGCTGATGAGCAAACTGTTCAGAGGTCTGAACATGTTTGTTATGAAGGAAGACTGGGTAGTAATCATGTGGAGAATAGGCTGGACCAGGAGGCTGAAGGACCCTTGACTTCAAATGTTCCTGACATCAGGAAAAGGGAACAAGACACTCAGGATGATAATCTGGCACAGAATAATACTCCCTACGATGACATCAAGGGTGATGCTATTGAGGAAAACCTGATATTACTACAAGAAGAACAACCTACTGGGGAGGTGGTAGAACCCTGTCAGGACTTTGAACAAGATGACTTGAGTGACTGCCTGCAGGTAGAGATGGCCATAGTCTCCTCGGACAGCGACCCTGATGAGCAGTGGAGGTCAAATGTATGTTTGAATGACCAGAAGCTCCGCCTACATCTGCAGGACCCTGTTAAAAGGGAAATAACAGtagaggagaaaaaaagtccTGAGCCAGGATGTGGAGCAGAAAACAAAACGGATGGCCCTGATGTCCTGAGTTGTCCCAGCAAGAGACAGGAGAGTGTAGCTAAGGTCAGTGAAAACGAGGTAGAGCTCAGCCAGACCTTGAATGTCAGTTTATCTCCTTCGCCATCCACAAGCTCCGAGGTTGAGAAGAAGCTGCCAGAAGACTACTGTGTGATCCAGCCGATGAATAGTGAGCTTGTCAGCACCGAGCATGTTGACTTCAAGTTGGCGCGTAAGCAGTGGCTAAAAATGGAGGAACAGACCAAGGGGCAAGTCCACCAGCCCAGTGTCCATCAGGGCACCTATCAGGGAGGCCACAGCTTTATGTACAGACCTGTGCGGAGCATAGAGCGTTCCAAGAAGGACCCAGATGCTGAGAGTTTGGCTGTAGGAGACTATCAGCACACTCAGTTCAGCCCGTGCTCAGAGGACTCTGGTCTGGATGACACAAGCTACAAGTCCGCCTATGACGACTCAGAGACTCCTATTGAGAGGGAGATACGCCAAGCCATGGAACGTGAGGAGAACCTCAGACGGGAGAGGGGAATCTTAAAACCATCCATTCACAAGACAACCTTGCTACAGCCAAGCAAGTTTGAAAAAACACTATGCAGAGAGGTTGAGGAGAAACGGAGGATGTTTGACACACATGAAGACAGACGAAGATCCCCCAAGTCCCCAGGAACGAAGACTCCAACTTTTTCAGTCTCAGCTTCAGCCTCTCCAAAGGGTCCGACGTACCATGAAATGACAGCCAATAATGTCATCATCCTGGAGCCGGACTCCTACCCGGCCAGCCCAAGGCATCGGACCAGAGGGCCTCTGCTTTCCCCAGGGACAGGCAGGTTTAGCGAGTGGCCACCAGAGACGGCTAACGTCATCATCCTTGAGACGTCCAACCTGATCATCCGCAGCGCCTCTGAGTTCTGCCTGAGCTCTGCTTGTCGGGAGACCCAGGAGAGCACGTTCCAGAACAATCCATTCTTCAAGCTGCGTTCCCACAGCACACATTCGCTGGTGGACCAGGAGATCAAGCttgtcagagagagagatgaggagTTGAGAAGGCAGCGGGCTCAGCTCTACTCCAGGGAGAAGTATGACACTGTCCTGGTGTCTCCAAACCTCATGGAGAATCTAAACTTTGACAGAGCAG GAGAAGTACCAGTAAAATGTAAGTCTTCTCCGTCATCTCCCTCAAAAAACCGCAGGATGGACCGCGCCACCTTATCCTGTGATAACAAG TTTCCAGTGACTCTTTGTGCCGGGAAACGTCGACAAAATGCAAGGGCCCAGAGGTGGGAGGCGGGGCTTTTTGCCAATCATGAGCCAGAGTGA
- the LOC114802706 gene encoding uncharacterized protein LOC114802706 isoform X9 has translation MPYSSLVIAWLRVLPLLLFQLCARCGKLEMISVWLLVLKLLRATTGLRRVNENEEDEGSSSPLVQKPAEQDNLSKSVTMETNSLAERPNIIDCKMGAEEPEIGKTQLEEEDTQAEEGEPDVVPGCSHTQVEEEEPDVVPGCSNTQVEEEEPDVVPGCSNTQEDDVVVPECLEIQVEEEEPDVVPGCSLTQEDDVVVPECLETQVEEEEPDVVPGCSNTQVEEEEPDVVPGCSNTQEDDVVVPECLEIQVEEEEPDVVPGCSLTQEDDVVVPECLETQVEEEEPDVVPGCSLTQADDVVVPECLETQVEEEEPDVVPGCSLTQEDDVVVPECLETQVEDVAPECSQTQWEEEEPDVFPKCSETLTEEDGSDVFPKCSQKHCNEEEPVVFPECSTECTGMAEGIKIFADEQTVQRSEHVCYEGRLGSNHVENRLDQEAEGPLTSNVPDIRKREQDTQDDNLAQNNTPYDDIKGDAIEENLILLQEEQPTGEVVEPCQDFEQDDLSDCLQVEMAIVSSDSDPDEQWRSNVCLNDQKLRLHLQDPVKREITVEEKKSPEPGCGAENKTDGPDVLSCPSKRQESVAKVSENEVELSQTLNVSLSPSPSTSSEVEKKLPEDYCVIQPMNSELVSTEHVDFKLARKQWLKMEEQTKGQVHQPSVHQGTYQGGHSFMYRPVRSIERSKKDPDAESLAVGDYQHTQFSPCSEDSGLDDTSYKSAYDDSETPIEREIRQAMEREENLRRERGILKPSIHKTTLLQPSKFEKTLCREVEEKRRMFDTHEDRRRSPKSPGTKTPTFSVSASASPKGPTYHEMTANNVIILEPDSYPASPRHRTRGPLLSPGTGRFSEWPPETANVIILETSNLIIRSASEFCLSSACRETQESTFQNNPFFKLRSHSTHSLVDQEIKLVRERDEELRRQRAQLYSREKYDTVLVSPNLMENLNFDRAGEVPVKCKSSPSSPSKNRRMDRATLSCDNKFPVTLCAGKRRQNARAQRWEAGLFANHEPE, from the exons ATGCCTTATTCCAGCCTCGTAATCGCCTGGCTCCGCGTCCTGCCCCTGCTTTTATTCCAATTATGTGCGCGCTGTGGTAAGTTGGAGATGATCTCCGTCTGGCTGCTCGTGTTGAAGCTGCTG AGAGCAACAACAGGCTTAAGAAGAGTTAATGAGAATGAAGAAGATGAAGGTAGCAGCAGCCCACTAGTTCAGAAACCAGCAGAGCAAGATAACCTTTCCAAGtcagtcaccatggagaccaACTCACTTGCAGAAAGGCCCAACATAATCGACTGCAAAATGGGAGCAGAGGAACCAGAAATTGGTAAAACACAACTCGAAGAGGAGGACACACAGGCAGAAGAGGGGGAACCAGATGTTGTCCCTGGGTGTTCCCACACACAGGTagaagaggaggagccagaTGTTGTCCCTGGGTGTTCAAACACACAGGTagaagaggaggagccagaTGTTGTCCCTGGGTGTTCAAACACACAGGAAGATGATGTTGTTGTTCCTGAGTGCCTGGAAATTcaggtggaagaggaggagccagaTGTTGTGCCTGGGTGTTCCCTCACACAG GAAGATGATGTTGTTGTTCCTGAGTGCCTGGAAACTcaggtggaagaggaggagccagaTGTTGTCCCTGGGTGTTCAAACACACAGGTagaagaggaggagccagaTGTTGTCCCTGGGTGTTCAAACACACAGGAAGATGATGTTGTTGTTCCTGAGTGCCTGGAAATTcaggtggaagaggaggagccagaTGTTGTGCCTGGGTGTTCCCTCACACAGGAAGATGATGTTGTTGTTCCTGAGTGCCTGGAAACTcaggtggaagaggaggagccagaTGTTGTGCCTGGGTGTTCCCTCACACAGGCAGATGATGTTGTTGTTCCTGAGTGCCTGGAAACTcaggtggaagaggaggagccagaTGTTGTGCCTGGGTGTTCCCTCACACAGGAAGATGATGTTGTTGTTCCTGAGTGCCTGGAAACTCAGGTGGAAGATGTTGCTCCTGAGTGTTCCCAAACACAATGGGAGGAGGAAGAACCAGATGTTTTTCCTAAATGTTCTGAAACACTCACAGAAGAGGATGGATCAGATGTGTTTCCTAAATGTTCCCAAAAACATTGTAATGAGGAGGAACCAGTTGTTTTTCCAGAATGTTCCACTGAATGCACAGGGATGGCAGAAGGCATAAAAATATTTGCTGATGAGCAAACTGTTCAGAGGTCTGAACATGTTTGTTATGAAGGAAGACTGGGTAGTAATCATGTGGAGAATAGGCTGGACCAGGAGGCTGAAGGACCCTTGACTTCAAATGTTCCTGACATCAGGAAAAGGGAACAAGACACTCAGGATGATAATCTGGCACAGAATAATACTCCCTACGATGACATCAAGGGTGATGCTATTGAGGAAAACCTGATATTACTACAAGAAGAACAACCTACTGGGGAGGTGGTAGAACCCTGTCAGGACTTTGAACAAGATGACTTGAGTGACTGCCTGCAGGTAGAGATGGCCATAGTCTCCTCGGACAGCGACCCTGATGAGCAGTGGAGGTCAAATGTATGTTTGAATGACCAGAAGCTCCGCCTACATCTGCAGGACCCTGTTAAAAGGGAAATAACAGtagaggagaaaaaaagtccTGAGCCAGGATGTGGAGCAGAAAACAAAACGGATGGCCCTGATGTCCTGAGTTGTCCCAGCAAGAGACAGGAGAGTGTAGCTAAGGTCAGTGAAAACGAGGTAGAGCTCAGCCAGACCTTGAATGTCAGTTTATCTCCTTCGCCATCCACAAGCTCCGAGGTTGAGAAGAAGCTGCCAGAAGACTACTGTGTGATCCAGCCGATGAATAGTGAGCTTGTCAGCACCGAGCATGTTGACTTCAAGTTGGCGCGTAAGCAGTGGCTAAAAATGGAGGAACAGACCAAGGGGCAAGTCCACCAGCCCAGTGTCCATCAGGGCACCTATCAGGGAGGCCACAGCTTTATGTACAGACCTGTGCGGAGCATAGAGCGTTCCAAGAAGGACCCAGATGCTGAGAGTTTGGCTGTAGGAGACTATCAGCACACTCAGTTCAGCCCGTGCTCAGAGGACTCTGGTCTGGATGACACAAGCTACAAGTCCGCCTATGACGACTCAGAGACTCCTATTGAGAGGGAGATACGCCAAGCCATGGAACGTGAGGAGAACCTCAGACGGGAGAGGGGAATCTTAAAACCATCCATTCACAAGACAACCTTGCTACAGCCAAGCAAGTTTGAAAAAACACTATGCAGAGAGGTTGAGGAGAAACGGAGGATGTTTGACACACATGAAGACAGACGAAGATCCCCCAAGTCCCCAGGAACGAAGACTCCAACTTTTTCAGTCTCAGCTTCAGCCTCTCCAAAGGGTCCGACGTACCATGAAATGACAGCCAATAATGTCATCATCCTGGAGCCGGACTCCTACCCGGCCAGCCCAAGGCATCGGACCAGAGGGCCTCTGCTTTCCCCAGGGACAGGCAGGTTTAGCGAGTGGCCACCAGAGACGGCTAACGTCATCATCCTTGAGACGTCCAACCTGATCATCCGCAGCGCCTCTGAGTTCTGCCTGAGCTCTGCTTGTCGGGAGACCCAGGAGAGCACGTTCCAGAACAATCCATTCTTCAAGCTGCGTTCCCACAGCACACATTCGCTGGTGGACCAGGAGATCAAGCttgtcagagagagagatgaggagTTGAGAAGGCAGCGGGCTCAGCTCTACTCCAGGGAGAAGTATGACACTGTCCTGGTGTCTCCAAACCTCATGGAGAATCTAAACTTTGACAGAGCAG GAGAAGTACCAGTAAAATGTAAGTCTTCTCCGTCATCTCCCTCAAAAAACCGCAGGATGGACCGCGCCACCTTATCCTGTGATAACAAG TTTCCAGTGACTCTTTGTGCCGGGAAACGTCGACAAAATGCAAGGGCCCAGAGGTGGGAGGCGGGGCTTTTTGCCAATCATGAGCCAGAGTGA